The following proteins come from a genomic window of Streptococcus oralis:
- a CDS encoding MarR family transcriptional regulator, with amino-acid sequence MKDSHLVAHHIRLLNGRIFQKLLSQDPEALYRSEQGKILTVLWNSETGCATATDIALATGLTNNTLTTMIKKLEEQNLVTISPCGIDKRKKYVVLTELGSSQKEVGYRVSQKLDAIFYKGFTEEEIRQFEAFQERILANLKEEENGV; translated from the coding sequence ATGAAAGATAGTCATTTAGTTGCCCATCATATTCGTTTGCTGAATGGGCGGATTTTTCAAAAGTTACTGAGTCAGGATCCGGAGGCTCTTTATCGAAGTGAGCAGGGCAAGATTCTCACTGTTTTATGGAATAGTGAAACTGGATGTGCAACTGCGACAGATATTGCGCTGGCGACTGGTCTCACCAACAATACGCTCACAACCATGATAAAGAAACTTGAGGAGCAAAACCTGGTTACCATCAGTCCATGTGGAATAGACAAGAGAAAGAAGTATGTCGTTTTGACTGAACTTGGTTCGTCCCAGAAAGAAGTTGGCTATCGTGTTAGTCAAAAGTTGGATGCAATTTTTTATAAAGGATTCACTGAGGAAGAAATTCGTCAGTTTGAAGCCTTTCAAGAAAGAATTTTGGCTAATCTGAAAGAGGAGGAAAATGGGGTTTAG
- a CDS encoding ABC transporter ATP-binding protein — MIEYKNVALRYTEKDVLRDVNLRIENGEFMVLVGPSGSGKTTMIKMINRLLEPTDGNIYMDGKRIKDYNERELRLSTGYVLQAIALFPNLTVAENIALIPEMKGWTKEKIAKKTEELLAKVGLPVAEYGHRLPSALSGGEQQRVGIVRAMIGQPKILLMDEPFSALDAISRKQLQVLTKELHKEFGMTTIFVTHDTDEALKLGDRIAVLQDGEIRQVANPETILKVPATDFVADLFGGSVHD; from the coding sequence ATGATTGAATACAAAAATGTAGCGCTACGCTATACAGAAAAGGATGTTTTGAGAGATGTCAATTTACGGATTGAGAATGGGGAGTTCATGGTTTTAGTTGGGCCTTCTGGGTCCGGTAAGACGACCATGATTAAGATGATTAACCGTCTTTTGGAACCCACTGATGGAAATATTTATATGGATGGCAAGCGCATCAAAGACTATAATGAGCGTGAACTTCGTCTTTCTACTGGTTATGTTTTACAGGCCATTGCTCTGTTTCCCAATCTAACGGTTGCAGAAAATATTGCCCTGATTCCTGAGATGAAGGGCTGGACTAAGGAAAAAATTGCGAAGAAAACAGAAGAGCTTTTAGCTAAAGTTGGCTTGCCAGTAGCTGAGTATGGGCATCGACTTCCGAGTGCATTATCTGGTGGAGAACAGCAACGGGTCGGGATTGTCCGTGCCATGATTGGTCAGCCTAAGATCCTCCTCATGGATGAGCCCTTTTCAGCTCTAGATGCAATTTCGAGAAAACAGTTGCAGGTTCTGACGAAAGAATTGCATAAAGAGTTTGGGATGACAACAATTTTTGTGACCCATGATACGGATGAAGCTTTGAAATTAGGTGATCGTATTGCTGTTTTGCAGGATGGAGAGATTCGTCAGGTGGCGAATCCCGAGACGATTTTAAAAGTGCCTGCAACAGACTTTGTAGCAGACTTGTTTGGAGGTAGTGTTCATGACTAA
- a CDS encoding ABC transporter permease/substrate-binding protein gives MTNLIATFQDRFSDWLTALSQHLQLSLLTLLLAIFIAVPLAVFLRYHEKLADWVLQIAGIFQTIPSLALLGLFIPLMGIGTLPALTALVIYAIFPILQNTITGLKGIDPSLQEAGIAFGMTRWERLKKFEIPLAMPVIMSGIRTAAVLIIGTATLAALIGAGGLGSFILLGIDRNNASLILIGAISSAVLAIAFNFLLKVMEKAKLRTIFSGFALVTILLGLSYSPALLAQKEKENLVIAGKLGPEPEILANMYKLLIEENTSMTATVKPNFGKTSFLYEALKKGDIDIYPEFTGTVTESLLQPSPKVGHEPDQVYQVARDGIAKQDHLAYLKPMSYQNTYAVAVPKKIAQEYGLKTISDLKKVEGQLKAGFTLEFNDREDGNKGLQSMYGLNLNVATMEPALRYQAIQSGDIQITDAYSTDAELARYDLQVLEDDKQLFPPYQGAPLMKEALLKKHPELETVLNKLAGKITESQMSQLNYQVGVEGKSAEQVAKEFLQEQGLLKK, from the coding sequence ATGACTAATTTAATTGCAACTTTTCAGGATCGTTTTAGTGATTGGTTGACAGCTCTATCTCAACATTTGCAGTTGTCACTTTTGACCTTGTTACTAGCTATTTTTATTGCAGTCCCCTTAGCGGTATTTCTTCGTTATCATGAAAAGCTGGCGGATTGGGTCTTACAGATTGCAGGGATTTTCCAGACCATCCCGTCTCTTGCCTTGTTGGGGCTCTTCATCCCCTTGATGGGAATTGGGACCTTACCGGCCTTGACAGCTCTAGTGATTTATGCTATTTTCCCGATTTTGCAAAATACCATCACTGGTCTGAAGGGAATTGATCCGAGTCTGCAGGAGGCTGGGATTGCCTTTGGGATGACCAGATGGGAGCGTCTCAAGAAATTTGAAATTCCACTTGCCATGCCTGTTATCATGTCTGGGATTCGGACGGCAGCGGTCTTAATTATCGGTACAGCAACCTTGGCGGCCTTGATTGGGGCAGGGGGGCTGGGTTCCTTTATCCTTTTGGGAATTGACCGTAATAATGCCAGTCTGATTTTGATTGGGGCAATTTCTTCTGCAGTGCTAGCCATTGCCTTTAATTTCCTACTAAAAGTGATGGAAAAGGCAAAATTGCGGACGATTTTTTCTGGTTTTGCCTTGGTGACAATATTGCTTGGTTTGTCTTATAGTCCAGCCCTCTTAGCTCAAAAAGAGAAAGAAAACTTGGTTATTGCTGGGAAATTGGGTCCAGAACCAGAAATTTTGGCTAATATGTATAAGTTGCTGATTGAAGAGAATACCAGTATGACTGCGACTGTTAAACCGAATTTTGGGAAAACAAGCTTCCTCTATGAAGCTCTGAAAAAAGGGGATATTGATATCTATCCTGAATTTACTGGTACGGTGACTGAAAGTTTACTTCAGCCATCACCTAAAGTAGGTCATGAGCCAGATCAGGTTTATCAAGTGGCGCGTGATGGCATTGCCAAACAGGATCATCTGGCTTATCTCAAACCTATGTCTTATCAAAATACCTACGCTGTAGCTGTTCCGAAAAAGATTGCTCAAGAATATGGCTTGAAGACCATTTCGGACTTGAAAAAAGTGGAAGGGCAGTTGAAGGCAGGCTTTACACTTGAGTTTAATGACCGTGAAGATGGAAATAAAGGCTTGCAGTCAATGTATGGTCTCAATCTCAATGTGGCGACCATGGAGCCAGCCCTTCGCTATCAGGCAATTCAGTCAGGTGATATTCAAATCACGGATGCCTATTCGACCGATGCAGAGTTGGCGCGTTATGATTTGCAGGTCTTGGAGGATGACAAACAACTCTTCCCACCTTATCAAGGGGCTCCACTAATGAAAGAAGCTCTTCTCAAGAAACATCCTGAGTTGGAGACGGTTCTCAATAAATTGGCTGGTAAAATTACTGAAAGCCAGATGAGCCAGCTCAACTACCAAGTCGGTGTTGAAGGCAAGTCAGCAGAACAAGTAGCCAAGGAGTTTCTACAAGAACAAGGTTTGTTGAAGAAATGA